A part of Drosophila bipectinata strain 14024-0381.07 chromosome 3L, DbipHiC1v2, whole genome shotgun sequence genomic DNA contains:
- the emc gene encoding protein extra-macrochaetae encodes MKSLTAVCQTAGASGMPALNPSGRITRHPPHRGDGENAEMKMYLSKLKDLVPFMPKNRKLSKLEIIQHVIDYICDLQTELETHPEIGNFDAAAALTSVALHRDDDSDMEDDEAEEIDSDADVLAQRLAAEQPAKVSSPAARLPLSDRQTPNTLVAPPAQQQQNQQLPQQPAQQLTNSLSTQSNAEKDSRQS; translated from the exons ATGAAGTCCCTGACGGCCGTTTGTCAGACAGCAGGTGCCTCCGGCATGCCGGCCCTGAATCCCAGTGGTCGCATCACCCGCCATCCTCCACACCGCGGCGACGGCGAAAATGCCGAAATGAAGATGTATCTCTCCAAGCTTAAGGATCTGGTGCCGTTCATGCCCAAGAACCGAAAGCTCTCCAAGCTGGAAATTATCCAGCATGTGATCGACTATATTTGCGATCTGCAGACGGAGCTGGAAACACATCCTGAGATCGGTAACTTTGATGCCGCTGCCGCCCTGACCAGTGTGGCTCTCCATCGGGACGACGATAGCGATATGGAGGATGATGAGGCGGAGGAGATTGATTCGGATGCGGATGTGTTAGCCCAGCGCCTGGCCGCCGAACAGCCGGCCAAAGTATCTAGTCCCGCCGCCCGTCTTCCGCTCAGCGACCGCCAAACGCCCAATACCCTTGTGGCGCCACCGgcccaacagcagcagaatCAGCAACTGCCACAGCAGCCAGCACAGCAGCTAACTAACAGTTTATCAACG cAATCGAACGCGGAGAAAGATAGCCGGCAGTCGTAA
- the hng3 gene encoding putative uncharacterized protein DDB_G0287113 — protein MDAHRLIAEVKQRPALWELTHPDRSNRTETQRLWLEVADALGMTVDMCRTKWKNLRCSHRRLSRRSGLKYQPHHHHSPGHQWLYADDMSFLDGHYMPQESGTNDEEDMPDPELAPDSMMIFKDEKDQMEADNDALMQEFQNAATPQALRRLSQSISLASAAAEEQLSPDSQELRQGMGLAGNPNSGQGSALAAAAASICHCAKRVDEQVNFLQNLEREEQQLMQSTNQDLARSKNVIHVGDSDYNYLMSFLPLMKQMTRLQNLRFRAKMGELLLQTMQEQHQQNQQEMMQQQQQQQQQQQQQQQQEQPSQMLLNQQQMALDQAQVSTSSTNWG, from the exons ATGGACGCGCACAGGCTGATCGCCGAGGTGAAGCAGCGTCCGGCTCTCTGGGAGCTCACGCACCCGGACCGCTCCAACCGGACGGAGACGCAGCGACTTTGGCTGGAAGTGGCCGACGCATTGGGGATGACTG TGGACATGTGCCGCACCAAGTGGAAGAATCTGCGCTGCAGCCATCGTCGCCTCTCCCGGCGCAGTGGGCTGAAGTACCagccccaccaccaccactcaCCTGGCCATCAGTGGTTGTACGCAGATGACATGAGCTTCCTCGACGGGCACTATATGCCCCAGGAAAGCGGCACTAACGATGAGGAGGACATGCCCGATCCTGAACTGGCGCCCGATTCCATGATGATTTTCAAGGATGAGAAGGATCAGATGGAGGCGGACAATGACGCCCTCATGCAAGAGTTTCAGAACGCAGCCACTCCGCAGGCTTTGAGGCGTCTTTCGCAGAGCATTTCCCTGGCCAGTGCGGCGGCTGAGGAGCAGCTTTCCCCCGACTCCCAGGAACTGCGTCAGGGAATGGGATTGGCCGGGAACCCGAATTCTGGTCAAGGAAGCGCTTTGGCTGCCGCAGCTGCCAGCATCTGCCACTGTGCCAAGCGGGTGGACGAGCAGGTGAACTTTCTGCAGAATCTCGAGCGCGAGGAGCAGCAACTGATGCAGTCCACCAACCAGGACCTGGCCAGGTCCAAGAACGTAATCCATGTGGGCGATTCCGACTACAACTACCTGATGAGCTTTCTGCCGCTGATGAAGCAGATGACGCGCCTGCAAAACTTACGCTTTCGGGCCAAGATGGGCGAGCTCTTGTTGCAGACGATGCAGGAGCAACATCAACAGAACCAACAGGAGAtgatgcagcagcagcaacaacaacaacagcagcagcaacaacaacagcagcaggagcagcccTCGCAAATGTTGTTGAACCAACAGCAGATGGCCTTGGACCAGGCCCAAGTGAGCACTAGCTCCACCAACTGGGGCTAA